A section of the Saccharopolyspora gregorii genome encodes:
- a CDS encoding LacI family DNA-binding transcriptional regulator encodes MAATLTEVAKHAEVALSTASRAFSEPGRLGADTLRKVLAAAQELGYDPGRTRHPAPPRGGTVAVVVPDIANPVFGAFVKAAQAEGWHRSQTVLLADTAFDPDRERDVLAHLRGRADGIVVCSPRLDAAELLALCGRTPAVLVNRAATGVDCVLSDATDGLRQAVDYLTALGHRHLAYVQGSARSWSNAHRLGIVTALAEQAGARLDVLGHQAETVAGGTAAAAGVLAAGATAVIAHNDLVALGVVSGARVLGVHAPDGLSVVGFDDIPLAEITHPALTSIAAPIERAGAVSLELLGRAVAGQRTLPRTLRLPTQLVVRGTTGPVREETA; translated from the coding sequence GTGGCGGCAACGCTCACCGAGGTCGCGAAGCACGCGGAGGTGGCCCTGTCCACCGCCTCCCGCGCGTTCAGCGAACCCGGCAGGCTCGGCGCGGACACCCTGCGCAAGGTGCTGGCCGCCGCCCAGGAACTCGGCTACGACCCGGGCCGCACCCGCCACCCCGCGCCCCCGCGGGGCGGCACCGTCGCCGTCGTCGTGCCGGACATCGCGAACCCGGTGTTCGGCGCCTTCGTGAAGGCCGCCCAGGCCGAGGGATGGCACCGGTCGCAGACGGTGCTGCTCGCCGACACCGCGTTCGACCCGGACCGGGAGCGCGACGTGCTCGCCCACCTGCGGGGCCGCGCGGACGGGATCGTGGTGTGCTCGCCGCGGCTGGACGCGGCGGAACTGCTGGCGCTGTGCGGGCGGACCCCGGCGGTGCTGGTGAACCGGGCGGCGACCGGGGTCGACTGCGTGCTCTCCGACGCCACCGACGGGCTGCGGCAGGCGGTGGACTACCTGACCGCGCTGGGCCACCGCCACCTCGCCTACGTGCAGGGTTCGGCGCGGTCCTGGTCGAACGCGCACCGCCTCGGCATCGTCACCGCGCTCGCCGAGCAGGCGGGCGCGCGGCTGGACGTGCTGGGCCACCAGGCGGAGACGGTGGCGGGCGGGACCGCCGCGGCGGCGGGGGTGCTCGCGGCGGGGGCGACCGCGGTGATCGCGCACAACGACCTGGTGGCGCTCGGCGTCGTCTCCGGCGCCCGCGTGCTGGGCGTGCACGCCCCGGACGGGCTCAGCGTGGTCGGCTTCGACGACATCCCGCTCGCCGAGATCACCCACCCGGCCCTGACCAGCATCGCCGCCCCGATCGAGCGCGCCGGGGCGGTGAGCCTGGAGCTGCTGGGCCGCGCCGTCGCCGGGCAGCGGACCCTGCCGCGCACCCTGCGCCTGCCCACCCAGCTCGTGGTGCGCGGCACCACGGGTCCCGTCCGCGAGGAGACAGCATGA
- a CDS encoding SMP-30/gluconolactonase/LRE family protein, producing MGGVERFRAEQVTGACAEHGEGPVWHDGWPGLRWVDMLAGDVLTLLPGGAVRRSHVGSVAAALRPKAGGGAVLAVERGFAFADDELTEVRPMSPLWTDPGVRMNEGGCDPDGRFYCGSMAYDARPGAGALHRLDGAGNVEVVLAGVTISNGLAWSPDGTTAYYADTPTQRVDAFDYRGGELTRRRELVRIAPEFGAPDGLTVDAAGCPWVALWGGGAVHRYSPEGALLAVVELPVPRVTACTFGGPDLADLYITTSRQEVDLRAYPESGALFVVRGAGRGLPAAPYVST from the coding sequence ATGGGCGGGGTCGAGCGGTTCCGGGCCGAGCAGGTGACCGGTGCGTGCGCGGAGCACGGGGAAGGGCCGGTGTGGCACGACGGCTGGCCGGGGCTGCGGTGGGTGGACATGCTCGCCGGCGACGTGCTCACCCTGCTGCCGGGCGGTGCGGTGCGGCGCTCGCACGTGGGGTCGGTCGCGGCGGCGTTGCGGCCGAAGGCGGGCGGTGGCGCGGTGCTGGCGGTGGAGCGCGGGTTCGCGTTCGCCGACGACGAGCTCACCGAGGTCCGGCCGATGAGTCCGCTGTGGACGGACCCGGGCGTGCGGATGAACGAGGGCGGGTGCGACCCGGACGGCCGCTTCTACTGCGGCTCGATGGCCTACGACGCGAGGCCGGGCGCGGGCGCGCTGCACCGGCTGGACGGCGCCGGGAACGTCGAGGTGGTGCTGGCCGGGGTGACGATCTCGAACGGCCTGGCGTGGAGCCCGGACGGCACGACCGCCTACTACGCGGACACCCCGACGCAGCGGGTGGACGCCTTCGACTACCGCGGCGGCGAGCTCACCCGCCGGCGCGAGCTGGTGCGGATCGCCCCGGAGTTCGGTGCGCCGGACGGGCTGACCGTGGACGCGGCGGGTTGCCCGTGGGTGGCGCTGTGGGGCGGGGGAGCGGTGCACCGCTACTCGCCGGAGGGCGCGCTGCTGGCGGTGGTGGAGCTGCCGGTCCCGCGCGTCACCGCCTGCACCTTCGGCGGCCCGGACCTCGCGGACCTGTACATCACGACGTCCCGGCAGGAGGTGGACCTGCGCGCGTACCCGGAGTCGGGGGCGCTGTTCGTGGTCCGCGGCGCGGGACGCGGCCTCCCGGCGGCGCCGTACGTGTCCACATAG